One Triticum dicoccoides isolate Atlit2015 ecotype Zavitan chromosome 4B, WEW_v2.0, whole genome shotgun sequence genomic window carries:
- the LOC119296195 gene encoding uncharacterized protein LOC119296195: MLSPLRIPLPAPRCQRSRGRGRRRDAAADILHRRPGSGHPGAADPRTPPLHARGLPLHASMRRCSPRTPSTPLNLHVPPMSSSLSTGRAGGTTSGSERPSPAPGFGTARPSSTQSGGTKSATRTDMLVDVGMVAGCDNLEVPRHVGNGSASPAKGTKRKFVVDATKGASPGVNASNTGQYLHYHRKGNGPGKRAKLEDNKGASRLGRDQTPIGVFEDECVFCHSFRTSEPCHGPMVRWYCITIEGLCPVTRATLPTPSMSTRNAWFGPQK; encoded by the exons ATGCTTTCGCCGTTGCGGATCCCTTTGCCGGCACCGAGGTGCCAGAGAagccgcggccgcggccgccgtCGCGACGCCGCTGCCGACATCCTCCATCGCCGCCCCGGCTCCGGCCATCCAGGTGCCGCCGACCCACGCACGCCGCCGCTCCACGCGCGTGGTCTTCCCCTCCACGCCTCCATGCGCCGCTGCAGCCCACGCACGCCATCTACCCCTTTAAACCTCCATGTGCCGCCGATGAGTTCGTCGTTGTCGACAGGGAGAGCGGGGGGAACAACCTCGGGGAGCGAGAGGCCGTCACCGGCCCCGGGATTCGGCACCGCGCGACCGTCATCGACGCAGTCCGGAG GTACCAAGTCTGCTACTCGTACCGACATGTTGGTCGACGTAGGAATGGTAGCTGGCTGTGATAATCTTGAGGTTCCACGACATGTTGGG AATGGAAGTGCATCCCCCGCGAAAGGCACAAAGAGGAAATTTGTTGTTGATGCAACCAAAGGTGCATCACCAGGTGTTAATGCAAGTAACACTGGGCAGTACCTGCATTACCACAGAAAAGGTAATGGTCCTGGGAAACGTGCAAAGCTGGAAGACAACAAAGGTGCTAGTAGGTTGGGGAGAGATCAGACACCAATCGGCGTATTTGAAGATGAATGCGTTTTCTGCCATTCATTTAGAACCAGTGAGCCG TGTCATGGTCCGATGGTCCGATGGTACTGTATCACAATCGAAGGATTGTGCCCAGTGACGAGGGCAACCCTACCAACGCCATCTATGTCCACGAGAAATGCATGGTTTG GGCCCCAAAAGTAG